The bacterium region GAAGTCACTGACCACGGGAGGACGCGGATAAAAGCTCCTTCGGCCAACAGCCAACGCAAGCGCTGCAACAATCAGCGCAATCCACCAGTCCTTCGAGATGCGCTGCGCAAGAATCAGAATCAGAATATAGGTGAGCCAGAGGGTTATCGCTTTCGCCAGGATGACAGCTCGCCAGCCACCAAGACGTGACGAATCGCCGATGCTCCAGATGTGCCACATGGCAACCTGGGTCAGCCATTCGTGATTGTGCCAGGGATACTCGGCCGCCGTGTAGGAGAAGACATCGTGCTCGGGCAGGCCGTTTTCCGCGATGTACTTGCCTGACTTGACGTGCCACCAGACGTCGTTGTCCGCGCGAATCGGAACCAGCGTCACGGAGAAGGCCAGAATCGTCAGAAGGATGAAAGAAATACAGCCGGCCAAGAGACCTTGGCCGGCAAGAAAGCCATGCTGGGATTCGGTGTTGGATGAGGCGGAGGTCACGCCTTCACTCTTCATCTTCCCCGCTGACCTGCTCGAGGACATCTTCGTTGACGTAAATGGGGACCTTGGATTTCACCGCGAGAACGATCGCATCGGAGGGCCGCGAGTCGATCTTCACGTGCTTGCCATCTTTCGTCCGCAACAGGAGCTTGCCGTAGAATGTATCGTTGGCAAGCTGATCGACGAGGACGCCTTCGAGGCTCGCGCCCATGCCCTCGACGACGTTCAGAACAAGATCGTGCGTCAGGGGCCGCGGATGCTTGCGTCCACGAACGGCCTGGTCGGCCGCTTCTGCCTCGAAGTAGCCAATGAAAATGGGGAAGGTTCGCTCCCCCGCCTTTTCCTCCAGGATCACGATCTGGTGCGGCGTCACGTGACTGATCTGGAGTTCTCGCAGTTCCATTTCGACCATGGATCCATGCCCTTCCGCATGAGTTCGCTGCGGACACATTGTTTCCGAGAGGGCATCACCCGCAATGGTTTTCCTCCCGATGGACAGGGAGAAAAGTCAGGAAGCGTACTGGCTCATCTGGGAGCGCGGGGAACGCAATCGGTGCCAACTGCGGATGTGTCGAAGGCCCAGTTCGAAGACCTCCTGGGCATCTTCGCGAGAGTGCATTTCTGCCGCACGGTCGAGTGACACCCAGACGCGGCGACGGTTAGCCCGCTCTGGCCAGCGATCGAGAGTCTCTCGCACAAACATCAAGTAGACTTCGACCTCGTAATCGCGCGAGTTCTTCGCGTACTGGAAGGTTCCAATCGGAGGATCCAGCACTGTTCCGACGATGCCGGCCTCCTCGTAGGCTTCGAGCGCAGCCTGATCGATGTGGGAACGGCCGGAATCGATATGACCCTTGGGGAAAATCCAAAGCCCGCCGCTGGAATTGGTGACCAATAGAACTTCAATTTCGCCGTTCGTATTTCGACGAAATGGAATGGCACCGGCCTGGAAGACGGGGGAGGGGGAACGGTTGGAATCAGCAGTCACGGGAGCTCTCCTTCTTCAACGGATCAACTGGAAGATGTGAATATCTCAATGACCGTTGCTGAATGTCCAGCATAAAACAGTCCAAAGGTTGCCCGCGATCTTAGCAAGACGCAGAAAGTGCTGATTACTTCGTTTGGAAGTTGTTGAAAAGAGAGGTTGGCGGCAACTACTCCAGAACTTCGCCTCGTGCAAGGCGGACACTCTGGCGATTCGCCTCGTTCATCAGTTCTGTCCAGATGCCGTCGAAAGCCCGTGCCATCTTTGGCCCCTCGATCGCCTTGGTATACACCACATCGATGTCCACGGTGCGATCCTCTCCTGGCAGACGGAGGCGCTCGATGGTGCCCGACCACCATGAAGACCCATCACTCTCTTCCCCGATGGAGGTCAGGCGATTCCAGAGCGATCGTTCGTGCGGACGGAACTTCAGCTCATCGAATCGGAGATTGATCTCGACGTCGACCTGCTCGTTGGCCACGGAACCCTCCGAGGTGGCGAACGCGCGTGCGTTCTCAAGCCGAGGCGGCTCGGGTTGTTCCTCATCCTCAATGTCGTAGTCCACCTGCAGCGGTGTGATCAGCATATCATCGATCGACAGGCCCCACTGCAGCGTTCTCTGTCCCGGAGGTGCAAGGGGGCGTCCTGTCGCAGTCGCTTCAATGCGGCCGCGCTGGTCGTTCGCGATGGCGGACAGTTCCAGTCCAAAGGGGCGATCTTCTCCGGTGGACCCAAGACCATGTAGTGAGAGCGTGACGTCATCCAACCAATGATCCTGCCATCCATCGGGCGTCCACCAGCTCTTGCGCCAGTATCCCATCGCGAGTTCAAGCTCGTCGATCTCCCAATTCGTCCCTTCCTGTTCATCTGCAGGAGAGGGTGGCTGGTCTTCTGCCGAAGTGACAGCCTCTGCTTCTCCTTCTGAATCACGCGGTGCTTCGGCGAGTTCCTCTTGGGTTTCTTCGTTCTCCTCGTCGTCGTCCTTGGGAAACATCGCTTTCGCGATGCGGCGTATGCGCCCCTTGTTGTCTTTGCCGAAGGAATCGACGCCTTGCTCGATGATGGGTTGCTGAATGCGAATGGAAGGAAACCGGATCCGATCGTTCGCCAAGGAAGCCGCATCGAATTGAGCGTCGATCTTGTCGACCCACAGGATCCGTGGCTCGCGGAAGAAGCCCTCGGGACCGCGCAGTTTCAGATTGTCGATTCGAATGCGGACAGGCTTCTCCCCTGCTGGCCTGCCATCCTGAAGTGTGATGCTATCAATCCGAACGTCATCCCAGGCGAGTTCGATCGATCCGCCGTACTTCCGGCTCTTGCCATCCGATGCGCGAAAGGTCGCCTCTTCGATAGAAATCCGATGGATGGTGACCCTGCGGTGCCGTTCCTTGGGCCTCGGCTCTGGCTTCTTCTCTTCCTCTGGCGCCGCTTCGTCAGGTTGGTCTGTTACTTCTTCATCTTCATCAAACAGTTGCGGCAAGACCTCTACAGCATTGCGCCGGCCGTCCGGCAGCCGCTCAAGAAAGATCTCCGGCTCCTCGACCTTAATCTCATC contains the following coding sequences:
- a CDS encoding bifunctional nuclease family protein, translating into MELRELQISHVTPHQIVILEEKAGERTFPIFIGYFEAEAADQAVRGRKHPRPLTHDLVLNVVEGMGASLEGVLVDQLANDTFYGKLLLRTKDGKHVKIDSRPSDAIVLAVKSKVPIYVNEDVLEQVSGEDEE
- a CDS encoding NUDIX hydrolase; protein product: MTADSNRSPSPVFQAGAIPFRRNTNGEIEVLLVTNSSGGLWIFPKGHIDSGRSHIDQAALEAYEEAGIVGTVLDPPIGTFQYAKNSRDYEVEVYLMFVRETLDRWPERANRRRVWVSLDRAAEMHSREDAQEVFELGLRHIRSWHRLRSPRSQMSQYAS